A stretch of Paludisphaera borealis DNA encodes these proteins:
- a CDS encoding argininosuccinate synthase: protein MAREKIVLAYSGGLDTSVAVKWINETYDMDVIAYTCDLGQGQDIQAIREKALRTGAVDAIAEDARNLFVDYFVWPSLMAGALYEGKYPLATALGRPLIAQLMVRVAREHGATAVAHGCTGKGNDQVRFDVTFQTLAPDLKIVAPVREWKWTRTQELEYAAQHGIEVEATKKSIFSTDQNLWGRSIEAGILEDPWVEPPPETFQWTVDPRNAPDEPEEVEITFEQGRPTAINGRELDGAELIIELNALAGKHGVGRIDHIENRLVGIKSREIYEAPGAVLLYEAHRELEFLTLSKESLRFKTQVSQAYADLIYNGLWFSQLHQDLMAFTVSNQQYVSGVVRMKLYRGHLMVVGRKSPHSLYRHELATYEEGDQYDVSAAMGFIKIHGLGQTTQAKYQLLNAKAGGPRLELPSIIPPDTRK, encoded by the coding sequence GTGGCGCGTGAGAAGATCGTACTGGCCTACAGCGGCGGCCTCGACACCTCGGTGGCCGTCAAGTGGATCAATGAAACGTATGACATGGACGTCATCGCCTACACCTGCGACCTCGGGCAGGGGCAGGACATTCAGGCGATCCGCGAGAAGGCGCTGCGCACCGGCGCGGTCGACGCGATCGCCGAGGACGCCCGCAACCTGTTCGTCGACTACTTCGTCTGGCCGTCGCTGATGGCCGGGGCGTTGTATGAGGGCAAGTACCCGCTGGCCACGGCGCTCGGGCGGCCGCTGATCGCGCAGCTCATGGTGCGCGTGGCCCGCGAGCACGGCGCGACGGCCGTGGCGCACGGCTGCACCGGCAAGGGGAACGACCAGGTCCGGTTCGACGTCACGTTCCAGACCCTCGCGCCCGACCTCAAGATCGTCGCCCCGGTCCGCGAGTGGAAGTGGACCCGGACGCAGGAACTCGAATACGCCGCCCAGCACGGCATCGAGGTCGAGGCGACCAAGAAGTCGATCTTCAGCACCGACCAGAACCTCTGGGGACGGTCGATCGAGGCCGGCATCCTCGAAGACCCCTGGGTCGAGCCGCCGCCGGAGACCTTCCAGTGGACCGTCGACCCCCGCAATGCGCCCGACGAGCCCGAAGAGGTCGAGATCACCTTCGAGCAGGGCCGGCCGACCGCGATCAACGGCCGCGAACTTGACGGCGCCGAGCTGATCATCGAGCTGAACGCGCTCGCCGGCAAGCACGGCGTCGGCCGGATCGACCACATCGAGAACCGGCTCGTCGGCATCAAGAGCCGCGAGATCTACGAGGCCCCCGGCGCGGTCCTCTTGTACGAGGCCCATCGCGAGCTGGAGTTCCTCACGCTCTCGAAGGAGTCGCTGCGGTTCAAGACCCAGGTCAGCCAGGCGTACGCCGACCTGATCTACAACGGCCTCTGGTTCAGCCAGCTCCACCAGGACCTGATGGCGTTCACGGTCAGCAACCAGCAGTACGTCTCGGGCGTGGTCCGAATGAAGCTGTACAGGGGCCACCTGATGGTCGTCGGCCGCAAGAGCCCCCACAGCCTCTACCGCCACGAGCTGGCCACCTACGAGGAAGGCGACCAGTACGACGTCTCCGCCGCCATGGGCTTCATCAAGATCCACGGCCTCGGCCAGACCACCCAGGCCAAGTACCAGCTCCTCAACGCCAAAGCCGGCGGCCCCCGCCTCGAACTCCCCAGCATCATCCCGCCCGACACGCGGAAGTGA
- a CDS encoding SGNH/GDSL hydrolase family protein — translation MKASYRIAATLLAVFALHPGRASAEDVRWRDAASLEIEGRGWAKTAGPYDRLPDSAKSKVNSTAWNLSKETSGVCIRFVTDAAVVSVRWSVTSGSLAMPHMAATGVSGVDLYARSAGGSWRFVGNGRPHKQDGNLGRFEFPEGAKPGRECLLYLPAYNGTKSLEIGVPASAHLEVPKPRPEALRKPIVVYGTSIVQGGCASRPGMVWTAILGRMLDRPVVNLGFSGSGSMEPPIGEPLAEIDAAAYVIDCIWNMSEDPNVYKDHVSNLVHTIRKARPDAPIIFVGQSLMRPEAHPTKSTIGQEAAVRALQEEGVKGLVAVPGGNLIGDDGEGTVDGVHLTDVGMLRQARALLPIVREAVSGLIE, via the coding sequence ATGAAGGCATCTTACCGTATCGCGGCGACCCTGCTGGCCGTGTTCGCCTTGCATCCCGGCCGCGCGTCGGCCGAGGACGTACGGTGGCGCGACGCCGCGTCGCTCGAGATCGAGGGCAGGGGGTGGGCCAAGACCGCGGGCCCCTACGACCGGCTTCCGGATTCCGCCAAAAGCAAGGTCAACTCGACGGCCTGGAACCTGAGCAAGGAGACCTCCGGCGTCTGCATCCGGTTCGTCACCGACGCGGCGGTCGTCAGCGTGCGGTGGTCGGTCACCAGCGGGTCGCTCGCCATGCCTCACATGGCCGCGACCGGGGTCAGCGGCGTGGACCTCTACGCCCGATCGGCCGGCGGTTCGTGGCGGTTCGTCGGCAACGGCCGGCCGCACAAGCAGGACGGCAATCTCGGCAGGTTTGAATTCCCCGAAGGCGCGAAGCCCGGGCGCGAGTGCCTGCTGTACCTCCCCGCATACAACGGCACGAAGTCGCTGGAGATCGGCGTGCCGGCGAGCGCGCATCTGGAAGTGCCGAAGCCGCGTCCCGAAGCCCTGCGCAAGCCGATCGTCGTCTACGGCACGTCGATCGTCCAGGGGGGCTGCGCATCGCGGCCGGGGATGGTCTGGACGGCCATCCTGGGCCGGATGCTCGACCGGCCGGTGGTCAACCTGGGGTTCTCGGGCTCGGGCTCGATGGAGCCCCCCATTGGAGAACCGCTCGCCGAGATCGACGCCGCGGCCTACGTGATCGACTGCATCTGGAACATGAGCGAAGACCCGAATGTGTACAAGGATCACGTATCCAATCTCGTGCATACGATCCGCAAGGCGCGCCCCGACGCCCCCATCATCTTCGTGGGCCAGTCGCTGATGCGCCCGGAGGCCCACCCCACGAAGTCCACGATCGGCCAGGAGGCGGCGGTGCGGGCCTTGCAGGAAGAAGGCGTCAAGGGCCTCGTCGCGGTTCCGGGCGGGAACCTCATCGGCGACGACGGCGAGGGGACCGTGGACGGCGTCCACCTCACCGACGTCGGCATGCTCCGGCAGGCGCGCGCCTTGCTTCCCATCGTCCGCGAGGCCGTGAGCGGGTTGATCGAGTGA
- a CDS encoding HNH endonuclease, with amino-acid sequence MDAALTRLVWQRAKGCCEYCQTPQAADEIAFQIDHVMARKHGGPTTVDNLCLSCFHCNSSKGSDIATLAPRTRRLVPLFNPRRQEWPRHFRWEGAYQVGRTQIGDATIVLLKINDPFRVDLRETLIEEGVFPPV; translated from the coding sequence ATGGATGCGGCGCTCACACGCTTGGTCTGGCAGCGGGCCAAGGGTTGTTGCGAGTACTGCCAGACGCCCCAGGCGGCCGATGAAATCGCATTTCAGATCGACCACGTCATGGCCCGCAAGCATGGCGGTCCGACCACCGTCGACAACCTTTGCTTGAGCTGCTTCCACTGCAACTCTTCCAAGGGTTCGGACATCGCGACCCTGGCCCCGCGCACGCGGAGACTCGTGCCGCTCTTCAATCCGCGTCGACAAGAATGGCCCCGCCATTTCCGCTGGGAGGGCGCGTATCAGGTCGGCCGTACGCAAATCGGCGACGCCACCATCGTCTTACTCAAGATCAACGACCCGTTCCGCGTCGATCTCCGCGAAACGCTGATCGAGGAAGGCGTCTTTCCGCCGGTGTAA
- a CDS encoding DNA-directed RNA polymerase subunit alpha C-terminal domain-containing protein, giving the protein MTEMMTTDVRAIMDRTPFDVSAVADLREVLNRDPSRYRTLRDAVATIRDREQKDKDVPPEAHLRLGVGEVLLGRYGVGLNNLKRAGDGGMANYFQGLALENLQRYAEAAESFARSAQAGYDPKNSELHRAGALRRIGRVDEARTILQGLEKHSGSSAEYHFQQGAVLAADGELELASAELEKALSLDKDHNGALFELAYINDLFGNDDAAVDFYKRCTERPPVPLAAWINLGVLYEDEMRFREAEQCYRQVLNHEPNHPRARLFVKDCQASKGMYYDEEAEKGYTVLKQLLEIPVTDFELSVRSRNCLRKMNIRTLGDLTRTTEIALLASKNFGETSLAEIKEMMQSKGVRLGMALEGSERGPTTHDHRAEPPQEIPPEVQALLSKPISELSLSVRARKCMSKLNLQSVGDLTRRSGDELLECKNFGVTSLNEVRDKLSTLGLKLKND; this is encoded by the coding sequence ATGACCGAGATGATGACCACGGACGTCCGTGCGATCATGGATCGCACCCCCTTCGACGTGTCGGCCGTCGCCGACCTCCGCGAGGTGCTGAACCGCGATCCGTCCCGCTATCGAACCCTCCGCGACGCCGTGGCGACGATCCGCGACCGCGAGCAGAAAGACAAGGACGTCCCCCCCGAGGCTCATCTCCGCCTCGGCGTCGGCGAAGTCCTCCTCGGTCGCTACGGCGTGGGCCTCAACAACCTCAAGCGCGCCGGCGACGGCGGCATGGCCAATTATTTCCAGGGCCTGGCCCTCGAAAACCTCCAGCGCTACGCCGAGGCCGCCGAGTCGTTCGCCCGGTCGGCCCAGGCCGGCTACGACCCCAAGAACTCCGAGCTGCACCGCGCCGGGGCCTTGAGGCGGATCGGCAGGGTCGACGAGGCCAGGACGATCCTCCAGGGACTGGAGAAGCACAGCGGCTCGTCGGCCGAGTACCACTTCCAGCAGGGTGCCGTGCTCGCCGCCGACGGCGAGCTCGAGCTGGCCTCGGCCGAGCTGGAAAAGGCCCTCAGCCTCGACAAGGACCACAACGGCGCGCTCTTCGAGCTGGCGTACATCAACGACCTGTTCGGCAACGACGACGCGGCCGTCGACTTCTACAAGCGTTGCACCGAGCGTCCGCCGGTGCCGCTGGCCGCCTGGATCAACCTCGGGGTCCTCTATGAGGACGAGATGCGGTTCCGCGAGGCCGAGCAGTGCTACCGCCAGGTGCTCAACCACGAGCCGAACCACCCCCGCGCCCGGCTGTTCGTCAAGGACTGCCAGGCCAGCAAGGGGATGTACTACGACGAGGAAGCCGAGAAGGGCTACACCGTCCTCAAGCAGCTTCTCGAAATCCCCGTCACCGACTTCGAGCTCTCGGTCCGCAGCCGCAACTGCCTCCGCAAGATGAACATCCGGACCCTCGGCGACTTGACCCGGACCACCGAGATCGCGCTGCTCGCCAGCAAGAACTTCGGCGAGACGTCGCTGGCCGAGATCAAGGAGATGATGCAGTCGAAGGGGGTCCGCCTGGGCATGGCCCTCGAAGGCTCCGAGCGCGGCCCCACCACCCACGACCACCGCGCCGAGCCGCCGCAAGAGATCCCGCCCGAGGTCCAGGCGCTCCTGAGCAAGCCGATCAGCGAGCTGAGCCTGTCGGTCCGGGCCCGCAAGTGCATGAGCAAGCTCAACCTCCAGTCGGTCGGCGACCTCACTCGGCGGTCGGGCGACGAGCTTTTGGAGTGCAAGAACTTCGGCGTCACCTCGCTCAACGAGGTCCGCGACAAGCTCTCGACCCTCGGCCTGAAGCTCAAGAACGACTGA
- the tgt gene encoding tRNA guanosine(34) transglycosylase Tgt, which yields MPDTETAPERIPHGPTTDRPVRFSTLARDAGSAARAGRLETPHGAVETPAFMPVGTQGTVKGLTPDQLWAGGSRMILANTYHLALRPGEETVAALGGLHRFTGWDGPILTDSGGFQVFSLAQRAKITDHGASFRSHLDGRLLELTPERAVAIQEALGADVAMCLDHCPALPAGKDAIARAVDRTIAWAGRCKAAHARADQALFGIVQGGAHEDLRARCAEALVALDFDGYAVGGVSVGESREEVRRALAVSTHRLPEDRPRYLMGVGRPQDLLDAVATGIDLFDCVMPTRNGRNATCFTDQGLVKLRNAAHTRDASPLEAGCDCLTCAKFSRGYLRHLFMAKEMLGPILASIHNLAYLHRLTSRMREAIRAGRFVQLRMEVLEALGP from the coding sequence ATGCCGGACACCGAAACCGCACCGGAACGAATCCCGCACGGGCCGACGACCGACCGTCCCGTGCGGTTCTCGACCCTTGCGCGCGACGCCGGCTCGGCGGCCCGCGCGGGGAGGCTGGAGACGCCCCACGGGGCGGTCGAGACCCCGGCGTTCATGCCGGTCGGCACCCAGGGGACCGTCAAGGGGCTGACGCCCGACCAGCTCTGGGCCGGCGGCTCGCGGATGATCCTGGCCAACACCTATCACCTCGCGCTTCGGCCCGGCGAGGAGACCGTCGCGGCGCTCGGCGGCCTGCACCGGTTCACGGGCTGGGACGGGCCGATCCTCACCGATTCGGGGGGGTTCCAGGTCTTCAGCCTGGCCCAGCGCGCCAAGATCACCGACCACGGCGCGTCGTTCCGGTCGCACCTCGACGGCCGGCTGCTGGAGCTGACTCCCGAACGCGCGGTGGCGATCCAAGAGGCCCTCGGCGCCGACGTCGCCATGTGCCTCGACCACTGCCCGGCCTTGCCCGCCGGCAAGGACGCGATCGCCCGGGCCGTCGACCGCACCATCGCCTGGGCCGGACGCTGCAAGGCCGCCCACGCCCGGGCCGACCAGGCGCTGTTCGGGATCGTCCAGGGGGGCGCGCACGAAGACCTCCGCGCCCGATGCGCCGAGGCCCTCGTCGCGCTCGACTTCGACGGCTACGCCGTGGGGGGCGTCAGCGTGGGCGAGAGTCGCGAGGAAGTCCGCCGGGCGCTCGCCGTCTCGACCCACCGGCTCCCCGAGGACCGCCCCCGGTATTTGATGGGGGTGGGCCGGCCGCAAGACCTGCTCGACGCCGTCGCCACCGGGATCGACCTCTTCGACTGCGTCATGCCGACGCGCAACGGCCGCAACGCAACGTGTTTCACCGACCAGGGTTTGGTCAAGCTCCGCAACGCCGCCCACACCCGCGACGCGAGTCCGCTGGAAGCCGGCTGCGACTGCCTGACGTGCGCCAAGTTCAGCCGGGGCTACCTCCGCCACCTGTTCATGGCCAAGGAGATGCTGGGTCCGATCCTGGCGTCGATCCACAACCTCGCGTACCTCCATCGACTGACGAGCCGGATGCGCGAAGCGATCCGCGCCGGGCGGTTTGTCCAGTTGCGGATGGAAGTGCTTGAAGCATTAGGACCCTAG
- the yajC gene encoding preprotein translocase subunit YajC translates to MMPGLFDVIGPIFAQAAGNDNSWTGFLILLPIPVLFYFMIWLPQQQQEKKRRAMIDALKKNDKVVTIAGIFGTVTSVDPDQDKIVLRIDDDKGVKIGVTRASVARVLEPSSD, encoded by the coding sequence ATGATGCCTGGACTGTTCGACGTGATCGGGCCGATCTTCGCCCAAGCCGCGGGGAACGACAACAGTTGGACCGGCTTCCTGATCCTGCTGCCGATCCCCGTCCTCTTCTATTTCATGATCTGGCTCCCCCAGCAGCAGCAAGAGAAGAAGCGGCGGGCGATGATCGACGCCCTCAAGAAGAACGACAAGGTGGTCACCATCGCGGGGATCTTCGGCACGGTGACCTCGGTCGACCCCGACCAGGACAAGATCGTCCTGCGGATCGACGACGACAAGGGGGTCAAGATCGGCGTCACCCGGGCGAGCGTGGCGCGCGTGCTCGAACCGTCGTCCGATTGA
- the secD gene encoding protein translocase subunit SecD, whose product MKKLVNWKTLLIVGSTLAGLIAMYPPDKKLKLGIDLSGGTILVYEVMPESQSSNFDMDELIAALKQRADPQGVKETPIRKIGSNRLEIILPKASPEEVEEVKKMLTDVGSLEFRILANRKHDAEAISRAMGPGGLAKPPTRYKWARLGEISTGVDPTFTAESLSDPSQTWKRDLYAGTEVFLTGKDADGVEKTIDVPIVRNTPDTLFLARPHDLKSITSYRVEFNPSGIRGGDPANPRITDPIIREEKVGGNRTEIYILCAVDRQNVTGAYLSRTYQTPDERLQPAVGFQFNRQGARRFGQLTREHLPEEGDAFKYQLAILLDNLVMSAPSINSEIRDSGIIEGGGQGFKAKEVQHLVNILQAGSLPASLNPVPLQEENVGPTLGEDSITKGWQAIWVSMLVVPIFMIFYYRFAGVVAVVALVVNMILLVGSMAFMQATFSLPGLAGLALTIGMAVDANVLVFERMREEKERGAGLAQQIRNGFNRAWVTIFDSHVTNLLAAIVLYAVGTQEVKGFALTMIIGMLWNLYTAVFMSRVIFETAYARGWLKELHFLKMWDKTSIDFVGPRYYCMAVSLVVILLGLGAFFARGKSMYNIDFTGGTLVTIRLNEADPTVQNKTESQRVEFVRERAGILPDVTVESLRIGQSAKAARFNIRTTDQDMVQVKNKIIESFGSTLAKIEMTVGDEKAIPGAPAADAAKAATPSLVNRFAGGRQYDLNFNTTSFNSTQPPAQVVSAEFAKILQAGGIVNPNSRFEIVAGLAPKAGAGTNLILKTDLEPDAAKAQLATLKDSLANNRDLLFERVNNFGSTVAGETRTLALIATVASWIIIIVYLWWRFHSFTYGLAAVLAVVHDVLITLGALAVSYWLALVPGLNSLLMIDQFKIDLPIVAAFLTLIGFSVNDTIVIFDRIREIKGKTPHLTSKLVNDAINQTLSRTILTSLTAWLVVVVLYVLGGEGLHGFAFALVVGFLSGTYSTIYIATPILIDWMGSDEPPVKPGEVKKAVTSR is encoded by the coding sequence ATGAAGAAACTCGTGAACTGGAAGACACTCCTGATCGTGGGATCGACCCTCGCGGGCCTGATCGCCATGTATCCCCCCGACAAGAAGCTGAAGCTGGGGATCGACCTCTCGGGCGGCACGATCCTCGTCTACGAGGTCATGCCGGAGAGCCAGTCCTCGAACTTCGACATGGACGAGCTGATCGCGGCCCTGAAGCAGCGGGCCGACCCTCAGGGGGTGAAGGAGACGCCGATCCGCAAGATCGGCAGCAACCGGCTCGAAATCATCCTTCCCAAGGCGAGCCCGGAGGAGGTCGAGGAAGTCAAGAAGATGCTGACCGACGTCGGCTCGCTTGAGTTCCGAATCCTCGCCAACCGCAAGCACGACGCCGAGGCGATCTCCCGCGCCATGGGCCCCGGCGGGCTGGCGAAGCCTCCGACGCGGTACAAGTGGGCGCGGCTGGGCGAGATCTCGACCGGCGTCGACCCCACGTTCACCGCCGAGAGCCTCAGCGACCCCAGCCAGACCTGGAAGCGCGACCTGTACGCCGGGACCGAGGTGTTCCTCACCGGCAAGGACGCCGACGGCGTGGAGAAGACGATCGACGTGCCGATCGTCCGCAACACGCCCGACACCCTGTTCCTCGCCCGGCCCCACGACCTCAAGTCGATCACGTCGTACCGGGTCGAGTTCAACCCCAGCGGCATCCGCGGCGGCGACCCCGCCAACCCCCGGATCACCGACCCGATCATTCGCGAGGAGAAGGTCGGCGGCAACCGCACCGAGATCTACATCCTTTGCGCCGTCGACCGCCAGAACGTGACCGGCGCCTACCTCTCGCGCACCTACCAGACGCCCGACGAGCGGCTCCAGCCGGCCGTCGGCTTCCAGTTCAACCGCCAGGGCGCCCGGCGGTTCGGCCAGCTCACCCGCGAGCACCTGCCCGAAGAAGGCGACGCCTTCAAGTACCAGCTCGCGATCCTGCTCGACAACCTGGTGATGTCGGCCCCGTCGATCAACTCCGAGATCCGCGATTCGGGGATCATCGAGGGAGGCGGCCAGGGCTTCAAGGCCAAGGAAGTCCAGCACCTGGTCAACATCCTCCAGGCCGGCAGCCTGCCGGCGAGCCTCAACCCGGTCCCGCTCCAGGAGGAGAACGTCGGCCCGACCTTGGGTGAAGACTCGATCACCAAGGGCTGGCAGGCGATCTGGGTGTCGATGCTGGTGGTGCCGATCTTCATGATCTTCTACTACCGGTTCGCCGGCGTGGTGGCGGTCGTCGCCCTGGTGGTGAACATGATCCTGCTGGTGGGCTCGATGGCCTTCATGCAGGCCACGTTCTCGCTGCCGGGCCTCGCCGGGCTGGCGCTGACGATCGGCATGGCCGTCGACGCCAACGTGCTGGTGTTCGAGCGGATGCGGGAAGAGAAAGAGCGCGGGGCGGGCCTCGCCCAGCAGATCCGCAACGGGTTCAACCGGGCGTGGGTCACCATCTTCGACTCCCACGTCACCAACCTGCTGGCCGCCATCGTGCTTTACGCCGTGGGGACCCAGGAGGTCAAGGGCTTCGCCCTGACCATGATCATCGGCATGCTCTGGAACCTGTACACGGCCGTGTTCATGTCGCGGGTGATCTTCGAGACCGCCTACGCCCGCGGCTGGCTCAAGGAGCTGCACTTCCTCAAGATGTGGGACAAGACCAGCATCGACTTCGTCGGCCCGCGGTACTACTGCATGGCGGTGTCGCTGGTCGTCATCCTGTTGGGCCTGGGCGCGTTCTTCGCCCGCGGCAAGTCGATGTACAACATCGACTTCACCGGCGGCACCCTGGTCACCATCCGGCTCAACGAGGCCGACCCGACCGTCCAGAACAAGACCGAGTCGCAGCGGGTCGAGTTCGTCCGCGAGCGCGCCGGCATCCTGCCCGACGTCACCGTCGAGAGCCTCCGCATCGGCCAGTCGGCGAAGGCCGCCCGGTTCAACATCCGGACGACCGACCAGGATATGGTGCAGGTCAAGAACAAGATCATCGAGTCGTTCGGTTCGACGCTCGCCAAGATCGAGATGACCGTCGGCGACGAGAAGGCCATCCCCGGCGCCCCGGCGGCCGACGCCGCCAAGGCCGCGACCCCCAGCCTCGTGAACCGGTTCGCCGGCGGCCGGCAGTACGACCTGAACTTCAACACCACGTCGTTCAACAGCACCCAGCCCCCCGCGCAGGTCGTCAGCGCCGAGTTCGCCAAGATCCTCCAGGCCGGCGGAATCGTGAACCCGAACTCGCGGTTCGAGATCGTCGCCGGCCTCGCCCCGAAGGCCGGCGCGGGGACCAACCTGATCCTCAAGACCGACCTCGAGCCCGACGCCGCCAAGGCTCAGCTCGCCACGCTCAAGGACTCGCTGGCCAACAACCGCGACCTCCTCTTCGAGCGCGTCAACAACTTCGGCAGCACCGTGGCCGGCGAGACCCGGACCCTCGCCCTGATCGCCACCGTGGCGAGCTGGATCATCATCATCGTCTACCTCTGGTGGCGGTTCCACTCGTTCACCTACGGCCTCGCGGCGGTCCTCGCCGTCGTCCACGACGTGCTCATCACCCTGGGCGCGCTGGCCGTCAGCTACTGGCTCGCCCTGGTGCCGGGGCTCAACTCCCTGCTGATGATCGACCAGTTCAAGATCGACTTGCCGATCGTCGCGGCGTTCCTCACCCTGATCGGGTTCTCGGTCAACGACACGATCGTGATCTTCGACCGAATCCGCGAGATCAAGGGGAAGACGCCCCACCTGACCAGCAAGCTGGTCAACGACGCCATCAACCAGACGTTGAGTCGGACGATTTTGACGTCGCTCACCGCCTGGCTCGTCGTCGTCGTCCTCTACGTCCTCGGCGGCGAGGGCCTGCACGGCTTCGCCTTCGCCCTGGTCGTCGGCTTCCTGAGCGGAACCTACAGCACCATCTACATCGCCACCCCGATCCTCATCGACTGGATGGGCTCCGACGAGCCCCCCGTCAAGCCCGGCGAGGTGAAGAAGGCGGTGACCTCGCGCTGA
- a CDS encoding chemotaxis protein CheC, with protein MSTDEQQLMLRTIFERGAESASQALSKWLGAEVRLTVSAVDRVELAAAAEVLGPPETLVAACAMGLSGPLGGRMILVFEDRSGLALIDLLLNQPIGTTTGWGDLERSAAMETTNIVGCAYLNALAAHLPTAGSDSAELAPTPPVFFHEFAGSLLEFALMDQALELDEVLLVRSAFSASRADLKLDWTLLVVPDRPTLQALAASLSS; from the coding sequence ATGTCAACCGATGAACAGCAGCTCATGCTCCGGACGATCTTCGAACGCGGCGCCGAGAGCGCCTCGCAGGCGCTTTCGAAGTGGCTGGGGGCGGAGGTCCGGCTGACCGTCAGCGCGGTCGACCGCGTCGAGCTGGCGGCGGCGGCCGAGGTGCTCGGGCCCCCGGAGACGCTGGTCGCGGCCTGCGCGATGGGCCTCAGCGGCCCGCTCGGCGGCCGGATGATCCTGGTCTTCGAGGATCGGTCGGGCCTGGCCCTGATCGACCTGCTCCTCAATCAGCCGATCGGGACGACCACCGGCTGGGGCGATCTCGAACGCTCGGCCGCGATGGAGACCACCAACATCGTCGGCTGCGCCTACCTCAACGCCCTGGCCGCCCACCTGCCGACGGCCGGCTCGGACTCGGCCGAACTGGCTCCGACGCCGCCGGTCTTCTTCCACGAGTTCGCCGGCAGCCTGCTGGAGTTCGCGCTCATGGACCAGGCGCTCGAACTCGACGAGGTCTTGCTCGTCCGCTCGGCCTTCAGCGCCAGCCGCGCCGACCTGAAGCTCGACTGGACGCTGCTGGTCGTCCCCGATCGCCCGACGCTCCAGGCCTTGGCGGCGTCCCTCTCCTCCTGA
- a CDS encoding chemotaxis protein CheD, whose translation MTIAPDAAATVSVAIGQWAVAGSPSKIRTLLGSCVGVVLYDRGARVGGLAHVVLPRSRGAVDHPGKYADTAIPALIADLDRALRGKSAGRLVAKLAGGASMFTLGPSANPTMNIGRSNQEAVEQILADLRIPIIARDLGGETGRHVTLDTATGLVVVRTPGADEKEL comes from the coding sequence ATGACGATCGCGCCTGACGCCGCCGCAACCGTCTCGGTGGCCATCGGTCAATGGGCCGTAGCCGGCTCGCCGTCGAAGATCCGGACGTTGCTGGGCTCGTGCGTGGGGGTCGTCCTCTACGACCGCGGCGCGCGGGTGGGGGGGCTCGCCCACGTCGTCCTGCCCCGCTCGCGAGGCGCGGTCGACCATCCCGGCAAATACGCCGACACGGCCATCCCCGCGTTGATCGCCGACCTCGACCGCGCGCTCCGCGGCAAGTCCGCCGGCCGGCTGGTCGCCAAGCTCGCCGGCGGCGCCAGCATGTTCACCCTCGGCCCGTCCGCGAACCCGACCATGAACATCGGCCGATCGAACCAGGAAGCCGTCGAGCAGATCCTCGCCGACCTCCGCATCCCCATCATCGCCCGCGACCTCGGCGGCGAAACCGGTCGCCACGTCACCCTCGACACCGCCACCGGCCTCGTCGTCGTCCGCACCCCGGGGGCCGACGAGAAGGAACTCTGA
- a CDS encoding response regulator — MKRLLVVDDALFMRRLIGGVAAEAGWEVVGEAGDGVEGVALYDQLRPDLVTMDLVMPNMGGIEALQKIRELDPSARVVVITAVDQKQSLMDSIRHGAVDFIVKPFDRDRVISLLNKLAASPS; from the coding sequence ATGAAGCGACTGCTGGTTGTGGACGACGCCTTGTTCATGCGCAGGTTGATCGGCGGGGTGGCCGCCGAGGCCGGTTGGGAGGTCGTCGGCGAGGCGGGCGACGGCGTCGAGGGGGTCGCGCTCTACGACCAGCTCCGGCCCGACCTGGTGACGATGGACCTCGTCATGCCCAACATGGGGGGCATCGAGGCCCTCCAGAAGATTCGCGAACTCGATCCATCGGCCCGGGTGGTCGTGATCACGGCCGTCGACCAGAAGCAATCGCTGATGGATTCGATCCGCCACGGCGCCGTCGACTTCATCGTCAAGCCGTTCGACCGCGACCGCGTGATCAGCCTGCTCAACAAGCTCGCCGCCTCCCCGTCCTGA